TTTGCCAATAACGATTTTAATCGTCATTTAACGTTGAAGCCTTACCAATACAATCAAATTAAAGGCATTGATTTTTACAATTTTGTTTTTGAAGAAATTTCAAAACACTCAAATATTGTTTTTCTAAATGAAAAAGTAACGGATATCAACGAACTGGAAACTCACGTTTTTGTTGGTACAGAAGAAAATCGATATACCTGCAATTATTTGTTCAATAGTATTTATACTAAAGCTTTTGCCGAAGGACAGACAAGGTTCCCTGTTTTGAAACAGCATTTTATGGGCTGGTTTGTAAAAACCGAAACTGAAGTTTTTAATCCGGAAGAAGCTACTTTTATGGATTTTTCGGTAGAACAAAAAGGAAATACAAGATTTATGTATGTTCTGCCAGTTTCAAAAACCGAAGCTTTAGTTGAATATACTTTGTTCTCAGAAAAACTGCTTCCAAAAGAAGAATACGAAAATGAGATTCAGCTTTATCTGAAGAAACGCGGAATACAAAAATTTGAAATTCTGGAAAAGGAGCAGGGGAGTATTCCAATGACTTGTTACCCTTTTTGGAAAAAAAATACCAAACGTGTACTCAATATTGGTACTGCCGGTGGATGGACAAAAGCCAGCACAGGTTATACGTTTAAAAATTCAGATAAAAAGTCAAGCAAATTAGTGAAGTTTCTGCTGGAAAATAAAACGTCTGCAGATTTGTTAACTATGAAAAGTTTTCATAAAAAAAACAGGTTCTGGTTTTATGATTTATTGCTTTTAAATATTCTGTATCGTCACAATGAATTAGGAAGTGCTATCTTTTCTTCTTTATTCAGAAAAGGAAATCCAACTTTAATTTTTAAGTTTCTGGATGAAGAAACTACTTTGATTGAAGATTTTCAAGTGATTTTAAAATGCCCAAAACTTCCATTTATAAAATCATTGTTTCAGGTTATATTTAAATAAAAAGCCTCACGCAGATTTACTTCGTTGATATTTCATTTTGAAATCTGCTCATCCGAGCGATAGCTAAGAGTCGAAGCAATCTTCTAAATCTCTCTGAAAACCCTTCATTCAGTAATTATCTTATCAGTGATCTATAGCAAAATTTTACATTTTGACAGTAGCTACTCTTTTATCGTAAAAAAGAGAGGATACTTTGAAAACCGGGATTTATTCAAATAAAAATGTCTTATTTTTTTGTTTTATGAACTTTTAGAGGGGATTAGAAAGTCTTTTTACCTCTAGATTTGTCCATTGAAAACAATGTAGATATAATATGATCGTTCATTTACGATATTGAAGAAATTGGCAAATTATGGGAGTTACAAAACACTTAAATTTTGATGTAGAAACCAAGGCGATAGGGAAAATTTGTAAAGCAATGGGACATCCTACACGTATTCAGATTATGACACTTCTTTGGAAAAGAAACAATAGGACTTGTGGTGAAATTGTTGAATTAATTCCTCTGGCACAATCAACAATATCAAAACATTTATTAGAATTAAAAAAAGCAAAGCTGGTAAACATAGAAAACGTTGGAAAAAAAACGATTTATTCTATTGAAGTTGATAGTATTAAAATGCTTAAAAAATATTTGAGAAGTTATCTCACCACTATCGAAATTCCAGAGCAAAATAAGTCAACCGTTTCAGCAACCAAACACAAGTTAATAGGCAGGAAAAGCCATTTGAAAGAATACAATTATCAATTTCCTGATAGAAGAATAAAACAAGTCCTTTAGATATTTAGGATTTCTTTCTATTGAAATGAGTATTAAAAGAACGAAATTTCATGTTATTTTGAACTGTTCTGTTCAGTGTGAAATTTAATATCGAACTATAACAAAACTTTATACTTCAAATTAAGTAGTTGCAGTGAAACTTTGTAACTTTGCAGTTCAAAAGTAAAATTTAAAAAATAAAAATATGTATCCACAAGAAATGGTAAAACCTATGGAAGCTGAATTAACTTCTGCTGGTTTTCAAGATTTACATAGTGCCGAAGCTGTAGATAATGCTATTAAAGCTGAAGGTACAACTTTAGTTGTTGTAAACTCTGTTTGCGGTTGTGCTGCCAGAAATGCACGTCCGGGAGCAAAAATGAGTTTAGAAGGAGCTAAAAAACCAGATCACCTTATTACAGTTTTTGCAGGTGTTGATAAAGAAGCTGTTGATGCTGCAAGACAACATATGTTTCCTTTTCCTCCATCATCGCCATCTATGGCTTTGTTCAAAAACGGAGAATTAGTTCACATGTTAGAGCGTCACCATATCGAAGGACGTCCTGCTGAAATGATCGCTGAGAATTTACAGGATGCATTTAACGAGTTTTGTTAATTTAAGGGACTAAGGTTCTGAGTTGCTGAGGTTCTAAGGTTTTAGACTCAAAGTGACAAAGGTACAGAGGTACAAAGATTTAAAACAAAAGCACTATAGAAATATAGTGCTTTTGTTATTTTTATACGTTTTGGTTCAAAACCTTAGAACCTTAGTCGCTCAGTATCTCAGAACCTTTAAAGATTCCATCCCCCACCAAGTGCTCTGTATAATTCAACCATAGAACTTAATTGTCTTTCTGTTAACTGCGCCAGACTTAATTGTGCGTTAAACAAATTGGTTTCTACATCCAGAACCTCTAAGTAAGAAACATAACCACTGTCATATCTTTCTCGTGACAGTTTAAAGTTTATTAAAGCAGCGTCAACCTGTCTGTTGCGGGCTTTCCATTCTTCTTTATAAGTTCTGACGTTTTGTATGGATTGTTCTACCTCAGACACAGCTTCAATATAAGTTTTTTGATAAATGAATTTGAATTGTTCTGCCTGTTGTCTGTTTATTTCGACTCTTCTTTTGTTTTTTCCGAAGGCAAATATTGGACCTGCAATTCCTGCTGATGCATTTTGCAAATAGGAACTTCCCAAAAATAGATTGCTCAAATCGGCACTGGCAAATCCGGCAATTGCGGCTAAATTTAGAGAAGGAAATCGCATTGCTTGAGCTACGCCGATTCTGTCATTTGCTGCTTTATATTGTAATTCGGCTGCTTTTACATCAGGTCTGTTTTCTAACAAGGCTGATGGAAGCGAGAGCGGAATTTCACTAACAATTCGCAGTTCTGTGTTGCTTTTTCCCCGTGGTATTTCCGTAGGAAGCTGACCGGTAAGTAATGCAATTGTGTTTTCCTGATAGGTTATTTGCCTTTGAATGTTTGGAATTGCAGCTTCGGCAATTGCAACTTGCTGTTCAATTTGTACTTTATCAACTTCGGAGATATAGCCGCTTTTAAATCTTTCGTTTATAATGTCATAATATTTCTCTCTGGTAGAAAGGGTTGACTTTGTAATTTCCAGCTGTTCATCTAGATTTCGCATTTGAAAATAGGCAGTTGCAATATTAGCTACAATATCTGAAAGCACTACTTTACGAGCTTCTTCAGTAGCTAAGAGTTCGCTTTTAACCGCATTGTTTTCATGACGGTATTTCCCCCAAAAATCAAGCTCCCAGGACATACTGGCTCCCGCATTTGAAGGCATAAAGTTTTTATCGTTGCTGTTTATCGTTGCTCCATATTGAAAGGAAGGAAATAGATCTGCTTTGGTATAACCTAATTGAGCACGAAGCTGATCGATTCGGGAAACAGCAATTTTAAGATCATAATTGTTTTCCAGTCCTTTTTTAATCAGGTCTTTTAAAACGTCATCATTAAACAAATCAAACCATTTTAAGTTGGTGACCGAAGCCAGACTGTCCAGGTTTGTTTCATTTTTATAAGATTCGGATTTTTGTTGTTCCGGTTTAGCATATTTAGGCCCCACCATACAACCAATTGGCAATAGTGCGAGTATAAATAAAACCACGATTATTTTATGTCTCTTACTCATGGTCTGTAGTATTTGGTTCTACATTATGTCCTTCGGTCTGGATGGTATCATCTTTCTTTTTTCCGATGTTTTCGATCATTACAAATAGACCAGGTACAATTAATACACCTAAAACTGTGGCAATCAACATACCGCTGAATACCGCCATTCCCATTACAATACGGGCTTGTGAACCCGCACCAGTTGCTGTCAATAAAGGAACTACCCCAAGAATGAATGCAAATGCGGTCATCAGAATTGGACGAAAACGAAGTTTTGCTGCAACCATTGCCGATTCGTAAAGCGGTTTTCCTTTTTCGTATTCTTCTTTGGCAAATTCTACGATAAGAATAGCATTTTTGGCTACAAGTCCAATTAGTAAAACGAGTCCAATTTGCGCAAATACATTGTTGACATAGGCGTCACTTCCAAATCTTGCTAAAAGAAGCCCTAAAAAGGCACCAAATACAGCAAACGGAGCGCCTAGTAATACACTAAAAGGTAATTTCCAACTTTCATATTGTGCGGCAAGAATCAGGAATACAAATACCAATGCCATTATGAAAACAGAACCTCCACCCGGTGAATGCTTTTCCTGATAAGACAAGTTGATGTAGTCGAAACTCATATCTGCAGGCAAAGTCTGTTTGGCGACTTCTTCAAGTGCAGTCAAGGCTTGCGCACTACTGTAGCCATCATTTGGACTTCCTCCAATTTCTGCCGATCGGAACAAATTTAAACGATTTGTAAAATCAGGACCTGTAACTTTTGTTGCCGTAACAAGTGTTGATATAGGTAACATATTGCCAGCATTGTTTTTTACATAAATCAGATTTAAATCTTCTGGACTTACACGATCGGCCGCTTCACCTTGAAGATAAACTTTGTATTGACGGCCAAAACGGTTGAAGTCATTTACATAACTTCCTCCTAAAAATGCGCCCAATGCTTCTGTAACTTTAGAAACGGGAATGCCTAATTTCATGGCTTTGTCATTGTCAATATCTAATTTAATCTGTGGTGTACCGGCATTAAAAGTGGTATAAATTCGTTTTATTTCTGGGCGCTGCTGTGCTGCGGCTATAAAAGCTTGTGTTTGTTCTGCCAGATACTGAGGAGTGTTTCCGCCTCTGTCCTGTAACATCAGACTAAAACCTGCAGAAGCACCTAAACCCTGAATTGCCGGAGGACCAAATGAAAAGCAAGTGGCAGTCGTAATTTGGGTGGCAAGTTTCATGTTAAATCTGTCCACAAATTGTTTGGCTGTTTCTGCCCGGTCTTCCCACGGTTTTAATGAGATGAAAATGAAAGCATTGTTAGGCTGATAAGAGTTAGTAAGCATACTAAATCCATTTATCGTAGTGTAAGACAAGATTGATTTTTCTTCTTTTAAGAAACTGTCTACCTTTTTTGATATTTCGTCTGTACGTTGTAATGATGATGCAGGAGGTAATGCAATGTTTACCAAAACATAACCCTGATCTTCTTCAGGAATAAATCCTAACGGAATTTTTTTGCCTAAGAATACAATGGCAACCAATATGACCGCTAGTAAAAGAATAATGCGTATTGCTTTTTTAGCAAAAAAGGTTGCTCCGCTAATATATTTTCCTGTAACTTTTTCGAAGATTCTGTTAAATCCGGCAAAAAACTTTGCCAGCCATCCTGTCTGTTCTTCAATAGGTTTGGTTGGCTTTAGCAGCATAGCACAAAGGGCGGGACTTAAAGACAGTGCACTAAATGCCGAGAACGCGACCGAGACGGCAATTGTTATGGCAAATTGCTGGTAAAAACGTCCGGTTATCCCCGGTGTCATTGCAACCGGAATAAATACGGCACATAAAATTAAAGCAATTGCAATAACAGGACCAGATACTTCACGCATAGCCTGAACCGTGGCTTCCTTCGGAGTTTTTCCGTGTTCGATATGATGAATAACCGCTTCAACAACTACAATCGCATCATCGACCACAATACCAATTGCAAGAACCAATCCCAGCAATGATAGTGTATTGATTGAAAATCCTAATAATGGGAAAACGGCAATGGTTCCGATAAGAGAAACAGGAACGGTAATTAAAGGAATTAAAGTAGCACGCCAGTTTTGCAGAAAAATGAATACCACCAAAATAACTAATATAATGGCTTCAAAAAGGGTGTGCACAATGTCGTCAACTCCCGCAGTAATTGCCAGAGTGGTATCTAAAGATTCTTGATATTCAATATCTTTTGGAAACTTCTCAGCTAAAATTTTCATAGTGCTTTTTGCTGTTTCAGCTACCTCAAGAGCATTACTACCCGGCATTTGGTATACAGCCACAACGGCACTTGGGGAACTGTTTCTTCTGGCGGTAGAGCTGTAATTTTCTGTTCCTAATTCAATTCGGGCAATATCACCCATTAATACTTGGGCTCCGTCTTCCTTGCTTCGAACGACGATGTTTCCAAATTCTTTTTCAGTAACTAATCGGTCCTGAAGTGTTACGCCATATGTAAATTCGGTGTTGGCAGGTGCCGGTTCAGCACCAAATTTTCCTCCCGGACTAATCATATTTTGAGCATTCAGTGCATTTTTTACATCATCAACCGTAATACCAAGTTTGCTCATCATGTCGGCCTTGAGCCAAATCCTCATCGAATAATCACTTCCTCCAAAAAGAGTGACTTCTCCAACTCCTTTTATACGGGCCAATTGATCTACGATATTAATGCTGGCATAATTGTTTAAAAACTTAGCATCATATTGCGGATTGGTTGATGTTACAGTGAACAGCATCATTGGAAAAGACAAAGATTTCTTTACCACAACTCCCTGTTGTTTTACACTTGAAGGCATAAAAGGAGCAGATTGGTTTTGTCTGTTTTGTGTAAGCATATTGGCATTATCCAAATTGGTTCCCACATCAAAAGTTACCTCAATTGTACAGGCACCATCAGAAGTATTGATTGACTTCATGTATAACATGTTTTCAACACCATTTACTTTTTGTTCAATTGGTGTTGCAACTGCCTGTTCAACATTCAGTGCATTTGCTCCTGTAAAAGAAGTAGTAATTTTTACAACAGGAGGATTAATATCCGGATATTGCGAAATAGGCGTTTTTTGTAAAGCCAGTAATCCAAGTATCACAATAATAATACTGATTACAATAGCGACGATAGGTCTTCGAACGAAAAATTCTCCCATAATACAATGTATCTAGATTATTTAGTAGCTGCAGATTCAGTTTCACCTAATTGCCATTGTGTGACTTTTGGTGTAATAACGCTTCCATTTTTCAATAATGAAGTACCTCCCATGGCGATCTTGTCGCCAGGTTTTAAACCTTCTTCAATAATATATCCATTCTTAACTGCCGGACCAGGTTTTACAATTTGCATTTGTACTTTATTGTCATTTCCTAAAACATAAACCTGATAAATGCCCTGCACCTCTATAACAGCACGCTGCGGAATAACAATTGCATCTTTGCGAATGTCGGTAAGCAACGCAATTTTTGCATATTGACCCGGACGAAGTAATTTGTCAGGATTAGGAAATGCAGCTTCAAATGTGATGGCACCAGTTGCAGGATCTATTTGTCTGTCGGTAAAACTTACTTTTCCTGTTTGAGGGTAAATCGAACCATCAGATAATTTTAAAGAAACGGTTGCTCCGGAACCTTTTAAAGCCGAATTTGGTTTATTGAATTCTCTGTAAAGACGCAAAAATTCCTGTTCACTCATGGTAAATCGAACTCTTACATCTCCTAAATCAGAAATTGTATTTAGAATAGATATGGCACCTGGGCGCACATAATCACCAACTCTTACTTTTGAAATCCCAATTAATCCGGAAATTGGTGCAACGATTCGACAGTAACCTAATTCAATTCTGGCATTTTGTACCGATGCATCTGATGCTTTAATCTGAGCGACGGAAGCATTGTAAGCTGATTTAGCAGAAATTAATTCTCTTTGGCTGACCGCATTCATTTTTGCCAATGGCGTAATCATATCCAGATCTGATTTGGTTTTTGATAATCGTGCCTGTGATTCTGCAGCAGAACCTTCTGCTTCATTAAGTCTTGCTTTATAAGGCAAAGGATCTATAGTGTATAATAATTGTCCTTTGGTAACGAAGCTCCCTTCTTTAAAGTTCAGGCTCTCGATAATACCATCAACTCGAGGGTTTATTTGTATATCAGATTGGCCAAAAGTTTGTCCGGTGTATTCAGATTCTATTTTAACATCTTGCTGTAATACAGTTGTAACTGAAATTTCAAGGGGCTTGGGTTGTGGCGGGGCTTCTTTTTTGCAGGATAACAATAAAAAAAGTAAGAAAATTGCCGGAGAGTAAATTTTGTTCATTTTTAATTTTTTATTAAATTCTATTAAAACTCAACTAACTAAAAACCAAATAAATCCTTAAGCTAAGTTAACATTTTTTTAATTAAGATTTGAAATATTATTTTCATTTTGATTTTTTCTTAAATTTATATTTAATTGATATTCAATAAGTAGAAAATCGACGAAATGTTAAGAAACAATGGTGAAATGCATTATTTGTAGGAATGAATATTTTGAATAGAGATCATACTAATTTTAAACAAGTGTAATTATGTCGAAAAAGGATAAAAAAAAGGGACATGATTTGGATGAAGGCCCCGGTAATTTAAAATCACTTAATAAAAAAGAACTCCTGCAAAGGGCTAAGAAATTTTCTGAGCAATATTGTATTGGTGATAATAAAGAATTCAGGCTTAAAGGCAGGTCAACTTTAGATTCATTAGATGAAAAAAAAACAGATGTAAAAAAAACACTGAAAATGGGTGTAAAGGCATTGGCTGCAATGCAAGATATACTCTATGCACAGGATAAATGGTCAGTTCTTCTTATTTTTCAGGCTATGGATGCTGCAGGAAAAGATGGTGCTATTAAGCATGTTATGTCTGGTATAAATCCGCAGGGTTGCCAGGTTTCTTCTTTTAAAGGGCCAAGTTCAGAAGAGCTGGATCATGATTATTTATGGCGTTGTCAGAAACACTTGCCGGAACGAGGACGCATAGGAATTTTCAATCGTTCGTATTATGAAGAAGTACTGGTAGTTCGTGTACATGAACAAATATTGAAAGGTCAAAAAATCCCTGAAAAGTTAGTGACCAAAGATATCTGGGAAAACCGTTTTGAAGATATTCGTAATTTTGAAAAATACCTGAACAGAAATGGAACCATTGTAATTAAGTTTTTTTTGAATCTTTCTAAAGAAGAACAAAAGAAAAGATTTATAGAACGTGTTGATAATCCTGATAAAAATTGGAAATTTAGTGCTGCCGACGCTAAAGAAAGAGGATATTGGGATGATTATATGTTTGCTTATGAAGAGTTAATTAAAAACACATCAACCAAAAAATCTCCATGGTACGTTATTCCTGCTGATGATAAGTATCATGCCCGAATTGCAATTGCTTCGGCAGTTATTCATGCTTTAGATGGGATGGATTTAGAATATCCAAAGGTTAGTGAAGAAAAAATTGCTGAATTAAACGCAGTAAAACAAGCGCTTTTAGATGAGGATAATTAATTTTGACCAGATTAATTTTGTAAAAAATGTTTGAACTAAAGTTAATTAACAATAGGCGTAACCAGTTTTAAATTATGGCTTCTAAACTTTTACCTGTTACCGACTGGATTAAAGAATATAATATTAAAACCTTTAAGAGCGATTCTTTAGCCGGATTAACTTTAGCCGCTTACGGAATTCCAGTCTCTTTGGCTTATGCAACTCTTGCAGGATTGCCTCCTCAATATGGAATTTATGGCTATCTTATTGGAGGGATATTTTACGCTTTACTGGGAACCTGTAAGCAATTGGCAATTGGTCCAACATCGGCAATTTCATTATTAGTTGGAACCACCATTGCCGGTATGGCTCATGGTGATCTACAGCGTTGGTCTGAAATTGCCTCTCTTACCGCACTGGTATTTGCTGTAATGGCAATAATAGCTTATTTGTTGAGGTTGAGTGGGATTATTAATTTTATTAGCGAAACTGTTTTGGTAGGATTCAAAGCTGGAGCCGCAATAACCATAGGCTTAACCCAATTGCCTAAATTATTTGGTGTAGAAGGAGGAGGTAATAATTTTCTTGAACGCATTTTTACTCTTTTTCAACAAATCCCAGAAATGAATTCTATTGTTTTTATTTTTGGTATTAGTGCCATAATACTTTTAATTGTTGGTGAAAAAATAGCTCCCGGCAGACCAATAGCCATTTTTATAGTTGTTTTGTCCATAATACTCATTTCGATAACATCTTTAGAGCATTATGGTTTTAAAACTGTTGGAGTTATTCCAACGGGACTTCCGGAACTTTATCTTCCATCCATTCGCATTCGTGATGTAGATGGAGTATTACCTTTGGCTATGGCTTGTTTTTTATTGTCTTATATTGAAAGTATTTCTGCAGGAAGAACATTAGCCCAAAAAAATGGATATGTTATAGATCCTCGTCAGGAGCTTCTGGCTTTAGGAATTGCCAATGCAGCTGTAGCACTTGGACAAGGTTATCCTGTTGCAGGCGGGCTCTCGCAATCTGCAGTGAATGACACCGCAGGTGCTAAGACTCCGTTGTCTCTTTTATTTTGTTCAATGACTATTGTTGTTTGTTTATTGTTTTTGACAGGATACATTCAAAATTTACCCACAGTAATTTTAGCAGCTATTGTTTTGGTTTCTGTACGAGGTCTTTTTAATATACAGGAAATGAAATATCTGTATAGGGTAAATAAACAAGAATTTATCGTTGCCATGATTGCACTTGTTGGTGTACTTATTTGGGGAATTTTAACTGGTGTTTTGGTTGCCGCGATGGTAACTTTGTTATTGCTTTTAAAAGCTGCTTCAAAACCCAATGTTGCTTTTTTAGGCAGAATTCATGGTACCAGAATTTATACGGATATGGCAAGACATCCGGATAATGAAAAAATTGAAAACGTATTAATTGTGAGAATTGAATCTTCTATATATTATTTTAATGTTGAATTTATTAAAGAAAAGATTTTAGAAAGAATCTACCAGGAACAAGGTTCCTTAAAAACGGTAATATTAGATCTTAGTTCTTCTCCAAGAATCGATATTGCCGGTGCCAGGTTTCTGAAACAATTATTTGTCGATTTA
The sequence above is drawn from the Flavobacterium sp. N2038 genome and encodes:
- a CDS encoding efflux transporter outer membrane subunit, which codes for MSKRHKIIVVLFILALLPIGCMVGPKYAKPEQQKSESYKNETNLDSLASVTNLKWFDLFNDDVLKDLIKKGLENNYDLKIAVSRIDQLRAQLGYTKADLFPSFQYGATINSNDKNFMPSNAGASMSWELDFWGKYRHENNAVKSELLATEEARKVVLSDIVANIATAYFQMRNLDEQLEITKSTLSTREKYYDIINERFKSGYISEVDKVQIEQQVAIAEAAIPNIQRQITYQENTIALLTGQLPTEIPRGKSNTELRIVSEIPLSLPSALLENRPDVKAAELQYKAANDRIGVAQAMRFPSLNLAAIAGFASADLSNLFLGSSYLQNASAGIAGPIFAFGKNKRRVEINRQQAEQFKFIYQKTYIEAVSEVEQSIQNVRTYKEEWKARNRQVDAALINFKLSRERYDSGYVSYLEVLDVETNLFNAQLSLAQLTERQLSSMVELYRALGGGWNL
- a CDS encoding SulP family inorganic anion transporter, giving the protein MASKLLPVTDWIKEYNIKTFKSDSLAGLTLAAYGIPVSLAYATLAGLPPQYGIYGYLIGGIFYALLGTCKQLAIGPTSAISLLVGTTIAGMAHGDLQRWSEIASLTALVFAVMAIIAYLLRLSGIINFISETVLVGFKAGAAITIGLTQLPKLFGVEGGGNNFLERIFTLFQQIPEMNSIVFIFGISAIILLIVGEKIAPGRPIAIFIVVLSIILISITSLEHYGFKTVGVIPTGLPELYLPSIRIRDVDGVLPLAMACFLLSYIESISAGRTLAQKNGYVIDPRQELLALGIANAAVALGQGYPVAGGLSQSAVNDTAGAKTPLSLLFCSMTIVVCLLFLTGYIQNLPTVILAAIVLVSVRGLFNIQEMKYLYRVNKQEFIVAMIALVGVLIWGILTGVLVAAMVTLLLLLKAASKPNVAFLGRIHGTRIYTDMARHPDNEKIENVLIVRIESSIYYFNVEFIKEKILERIYQEQGSLKTVILDLSSSPRIDIAGARFLKQLFVDLQTRNINLNIAEALAEVRDCLRAENLETLFGHISRSVSVDDLVVRATQNNKQ
- a CDS encoding BrxA/BrxB family bacilliredoxin — translated: MYPQEMVKPMEAELTSAGFQDLHSAEAVDNAIKAEGTTLVVVNSVCGCAARNARPGAKMSLEGAKKPDHLITVFAGVDKEAVDAARQHMFPFPPSSPSMALFKNGELVHMLERHHIEGRPAEMIAENLQDAFNEFC
- a CDS encoding polyphosphate kinase 2 family protein — protein: MSKKDKKKGHDLDEGPGNLKSLNKKELLQRAKKFSEQYCIGDNKEFRLKGRSTLDSLDEKKTDVKKTLKMGVKALAAMQDILYAQDKWSVLLIFQAMDAAGKDGAIKHVMSGINPQGCQVSSFKGPSSEELDHDYLWRCQKHLPERGRIGIFNRSYYEEVLVVRVHEQILKGQKIPEKLVTKDIWENRFEDIRNFEKYLNRNGTIVIKFFLNLSKEEQKKRFIERVDNPDKNWKFSAADAKERGYWDDYMFAYEELIKNTSTKKSPWYVIPADDKYHARIAIASAVIHALDGMDLEYPKVSEEKIAELNAVKQALLDEDN
- a CDS encoding ArsR/SmtB family transcription factor, translating into MGVTKHLNFDVETKAIGKICKAMGHPTRIQIMTLLWKRNNRTCGEIVELIPLAQSTISKHLLELKKAKLVNIENVGKKTIYSIEVDSIKMLKKYLRSYLTTIEIPEQNKSTVSATKHKLIGRKSHLKEYNYQFPDRRIKQVL
- a CDS encoding lycopene cyclase family protein — its product is MNSSQIKHFDYIFTGTGLASLMTVYKMVLSEKFLEKSILLLDQDLKKTNDRTWCFWDKSENSWDSVISKKWDLALFANNDFNRHLTLKPYQYNQIKGIDFYNFVFEEISKHSNIVFLNEKVTDINELETHVFVGTEENRYTCNYLFNSIYTKAFAEGQTRFPVLKQHFMGWFVKTETEVFNPEEATFMDFSVEQKGNTRFMYVLPVSKTEALVEYTLFSEKLLPKEEYENEIQLYLKKRGIQKFEILEKEQGSIPMTCYPFWKKNTKRVLNIGTAGGWTKASTGYTFKNSDKKSSKLVKFLLENKTSADLLTMKSFHKKNRFWFYDLLLLNILYRHNELGSAIFSSLFRKGNPTLIFKFLDEETTLIEDFQVILKCPKLPFIKSLFQVIFK
- a CDS encoding efflux RND transporter permease subunit — protein: MGEFFVRRPIVAIVISIIIVILGLLALQKTPISQYPDINPPVVKITTSFTGANALNVEQAVATPIEQKVNGVENMLYMKSINTSDGACTIEVTFDVGTNLDNANMLTQNRQNQSAPFMPSSVKQQGVVVKKSLSFPMMLFTVTSTNPQYDAKFLNNYASINIVDQLARIKGVGEVTLFGGSDYSMRIWLKADMMSKLGITVDDVKNALNAQNMISPGGKFGAEPAPANTEFTYGVTLQDRLVTEKEFGNIVVRSKEDGAQVLMGDIARIELGTENYSSTARRNSSPSAVVAVYQMPGSNALEVAETAKSTMKILAEKFPKDIEYQESLDTTLAITAGVDDIVHTLFEAIILVILVVFIFLQNWRATLIPLITVPVSLIGTIAVFPLLGFSINTLSLLGLVLAIGIVVDDAIVVVEAVIHHIEHGKTPKEATVQAMREVSGPVIAIALILCAVFIPVAMTPGITGRFYQQFAITIAVSVAFSAFSALSLSPALCAMLLKPTKPIEEQTGWLAKFFAGFNRIFEKVTGKYISGATFFAKKAIRIILLLAVILVAIVFLGKKIPLGFIPEEDQGYVLVNIALPPASSLQRTDEISKKVDSFLKEEKSILSYTTINGFSMLTNSYQPNNAFIFISLKPWEDRAETAKQFVDRFNMKLATQITTATCFSFGPPAIQGLGASAGFSLMLQDRGGNTPQYLAEQTQAFIAAAQQRPEIKRIYTTFNAGTPQIKLDIDNDKAMKLGIPVSKVTEALGAFLGGSYVNDFNRFGRQYKVYLQGEAADRVSPEDLNLIYVKNNAGNMLPISTLVTATKVTGPDFTNRLNLFRSAEIGGSPNDGYSSAQALTALEEVAKQTLPADMSFDYINLSYQEKHSPGGGSVFIMALVFVFLILAAQYESWKLPFSVLLGAPFAVFGAFLGLLLARFGSDAYVNNVFAQIGLVLLIGLVAKNAILIVEFAKEEYEKGKPLYESAMVAAKLRFRPILMTAFAFILGVVPLLTATGAGSQARIVMGMAVFSGMLIATVLGVLIVPGLFVMIENIGKKKDDTIQTEGHNVEPNTTDHE
- a CDS encoding efflux RND transporter periplasmic adaptor subunit, with the translated sequence MNKIYSPAIFLLFLLLSCKKEAPPQPKPLEISVTTVLQQDVKIESEYTGQTFGQSDIQINPRVDGIIESLNFKEGSFVTKGQLLYTIDPLPYKARLNEAEGSAAESQARLSKTKSDLDMITPLAKMNAVSQRELISAKSAYNASVAQIKASDASVQNARIELGYCRIVAPISGLIGISKVRVGDYVRPGAISILNTISDLGDVRVRFTMSEQEFLRLYREFNKPNSALKGSGATVSLKLSDGSIYPQTGKVSFTDRQIDPATGAITFEAAFPNPDKLLRPGQYAKIALLTDIRKDAIVIPQRAVIEVQGIYQVYVLGNDNKVQMQIVKPGPAVKNGYIIEEGLKPGDKIAMGGTSLLKNGSVITPKVTQWQLGETESAATK